In Dysgonomonadaceae bacterium zrk40, one genomic interval encodes:
- the xerD gene encoding site-specific tyrosine recombinase XerD, translated as MTQPSIIASYRRHLLLEKGLSPHTIEAYMSDLQKLIVFVDEQDLSFINIEQHHLELFLAQLYKSGIAPRSIARTISGMKSFFRFLLMDQFREDNPAELLETPKIGLKLPVVLTVEEIDKLLGVIDLSTAEGTRNYAIIETLYSCGLRISELTNLRFSDLYSDEGFIRVEGKGSKQRLVPISDSALQAIRNWLPYRSQIDIKKGHEDVVFISSRGKAISRITIFYYLRLFAEMAELKKVISPHVLRHSFATHLLERGANIRVIQEMLGHEKITTTEIYTHLDRNFLRQEIIEHHPRNKA; from the coding sequence ATGACACAACCATCAATCATTGCATCTTACCGACGACACCTCCTGCTGGAGAAAGGTCTTTCACCTCACACCATCGAGGCCTACATGAGCGACCTTCAGAAGCTGATTGTTTTTGTTGATGAACAGGATCTTAGTTTCATCAACATTGAACAGCATCATCTGGAATTATTCCTGGCCCAACTCTACAAGAGTGGCATCGCGCCACGTTCAATTGCCCGTACCATTTCGGGAATGAAATCTTTCTTTCGTTTTTTGTTGATGGATCAGTTCCGTGAAGACAATCCCGCAGAGTTGTTGGAGACACCCAAGATTGGACTGAAGCTGCCAGTGGTGCTCACCGTGGAAGAAATCGACAAACTCCTTGGCGTGATTGATCTGTCAACTGCCGAAGGTACACGCAATTATGCCATCATCGAAACACTTTACAGTTGCGGTTTGCGGATCTCTGAACTGACCAACCTTCGTTTTTCAGATCTATACTCCGATGAGGGGTTCATCCGTGTGGAGGGTAAAGGGAGCAAGCAACGGCTTGTACCTATCTCTGACTCGGCGCTGCAAGCTATTCGCAACTGGCTTCCATACCGTTCCCAGATCGACATCAAAAAGGGACATGAGGATGTTGTGTTTATCAGTTCCCGTGGCAAAGCCATCTCCCGTATCACCATATTTTATTATCTGAGACTGTTTGCTGAGATGGCAGAACTGAAGAAGGTAATCAGTCCGCACGTGTTGCGCCACTCTTTTGCCACTCATCTTTTGGAGAGGGGTGCCAACATAAGGGTGATTCAGGAGATGCTGGGACACGAGAAGATCACCACCACCGAGATCTATACCCACCTTGACCGCAACTTTCTTCGGCAAGAGATTATTGAACACCATCCGCGAAACAAAGCATAG
- a CDS encoding response regulator — MKNDVAPKTGFKVIAGYLLIVMVMLAGLFILYRNLVAFSDSRIKNEEHRELLIVGNTLSRLYEIESEQNLFTAENATAYFRKYDSIVPQIAKGLDSLKMMSEDSLRINKLDSIIMLVNQKRDILEKAAMLLDSMRTAPEITTTMESSYVPPALNREITRYLTSRNMNPSLEQNSDTSVVKGERKGFMERVRNVFVASEDSTLVIEKQSVVTANQFKVMVDTLINKIRTSEKLDLKRYKQLELEFLQQLEVASVTNRMLTARIDGLLKSVEQEERAKSIRLVMDRQKAISSSQQTLLIASTLAVLIALLFGLLFLIDLNKSRRYRRELEQSHKRISDLLAAREKLMLTISHDIKAPMSSIMGYVELIEEEEDPVKRGRFLYHMKHSGEHVLRLVSTLLDYHRIESGRWQLKESRFDLHTLTEETVESFRPLAMQKELMYTVENRIPEKSYRFGDLYVIRQIMGNLLSNAIKYTMHGEISVVMQEEIREQSDWFIFTVSDTGEGIKETDQQLIFREFQQLDSHGEKSEPIEGSGLGLAITKGFVDVLGGEIELISEIGKGSTFIIGLPLKNNIPSQENLTDVSPTSLQVKPSVLVVDDDVVQLTMISEMLQKLGMDCITERDMEKVIPHLKNHSFNIIFIDIQMPHTNGFTVLEKVKAALQDNEIPLIALTAQAEITDADFRDAGFSGFLGKPFTLNELRETIFAYLPGIEENLTIPEIHTSNHLTGVSTLIDFVKDDPVVSKAILQSFIDETSDNIEELKRYLEDNDTNAASKLSHKMLPLYRMMRNKMVVFYLQQLEKKKNLSKQETDELLDMLKESVVEASVMVEKLSVD, encoded by the coding sequence ATGAAAAATGATGTAGCACCAAAAACTGGTTTCAAGGTAATCGCAGGCTACCTGCTGATTGTGATGGTTATGCTTGCCGGACTCTTTATCTTGTACCGAAACCTGGTAGCCTTCTCCGACAGCAGGATTAAAAATGAAGAGCATCGTGAGTTGCTGATTGTCGGCAACACACTTTCCAGGTTGTATGAAATTGAAAGTGAACAGAACCTGTTCACCGCTGAAAATGCCACGGCTTATTTCCGGAAATATGATTCAATCGTTCCGCAGATTGCAAAAGGACTCGATTCGCTGAAAATGATGAGTGAAGATTCCTTGCGAATCAATAAGTTAGATAGCATCATTATGCTGGTCAATCAGAAGCGGGATATCCTGGAAAAGGCTGCCATGTTGCTCGATTCGATGCGTACTGCCCCCGAAATCACAACCACAATGGAGAGCAGTTATGTGCCACCTGCCCTCAACAGGGAAATAACCAGGTATCTGACCAGCAGAAATATGAATCCCTCACTCGAACAGAATAGCGACACCAGTGTGGTGAAGGGAGAGCGTAAAGGTTTCATGGAAAGAGTACGCAACGTCTTTGTTGCCTCAGAAGACTCCACCCTGGTGATAGAAAAGCAATCGGTGGTCACTGCCAATCAGTTCAAGGTGATGGTAGACACGCTGATCAACAAGATCCGTACCTCTGAGAAGCTGGATCTGAAACGTTACAAACAGCTGGAGTTGGAGTTTCTGCAACAACTGGAAGTGGCAAGCGTGACCAACCGCATGCTGACCGCGCGGATAGACGGACTGTTGAAGAGTGTTGAACAGGAGGAGAGAGCGAAGTCGATCCGATTGGTGATGGACCGACAAAAGGCGATCAGCAGTTCACAGCAGACGCTTTTAATTGCTTCCACTTTGGCTGTATTGATAGCCCTGCTCTTTGGACTCCTGTTTCTGATTGATCTGAACAAAAGTCGTCGATACCGCAGGGAGCTGGAGCAATCCCATAAACGAATTTCAGATCTGCTTGCCGCGCGTGAGAAGCTGATGCTCACCATCTCGCACGACATCAAGGCGCCAATGAGCTCCATCATGGGCTACGTGGAGCTAATTGAGGAGGAAGAGGACCCGGTAAAGAGGGGGCGTTTTCTATATCACATGAAACATTCGGGTGAGCATGTACTGCGCCTCGTATCTACATTGTTGGATTACCATCGCATTGAGTCGGGGAGGTGGCAACTGAAAGAAAGCCGTTTTGACCTGCACACGCTGACTGAAGAGACTGTGGAGAGCTTCCGGCCATTGGCAATGCAGAAAGAATTGATGTATACCGTTGAAAACAGGATTCCCGAGAAGAGTTATCGATTTGGTGATCTTTACGTGATCAGACAAATCATGGGAAATTTACTCTCAAATGCCATCAAGTATACCATGCATGGTGAAATATCGGTAGTGATGCAGGAAGAGATCAGGGAGCAATCCGATTGGTTCATTTTTACTGTATCGGACACCGGAGAGGGAATCAAAGAAACAGATCAGCAACTTATTTTCAGGGAGTTTCAACAACTTGACTCACATGGCGAAAAAAGTGAGCCGATAGAGGGGAGCGGCCTTGGGCTTGCCATCACAAAAGGATTTGTGGATGTGCTGGGGGGAGAGATTGAACTAATCTCTGAAATAGGAAAGGGATCGACATTTATCATTGGTCTGCCGCTTAAAAACAATATTCCTTCACAGGAGAATTTGACTGATGTATCGCCTACAAGCCTTCAGGTGAAGCCATCCGTCCTGGTTGTCGATGACGATGTCGTTCAACTGACAATGATCTCTGAGATGTTGCAGAAGTTGGGTATGGATTGTATCACTGAGCGGGATATGGAGAAGGTTATTCCTCATTTGAAAAATCATTCATTCAACATCATTTTCATCGATATACAAATGCCGCACACCAATGGATTTACGGTGCTGGAGAAGGTGAAGGCAGCCTTGCAGGATAATGAGATACCACTCATAGCACTCACTGCTCAGGCGGAAATAACAGATGCTGATTTTCGCGATGCCGGCTTCAGCGGCTTTTTGGGAAAGCCATTCACCTTGAATGAGTTGCGTGAAACCATTTTTGCCTATTTGCCGGGTATTGAAGAAAACCTGACAATCCCAGAGATACATACATCGAACCATCTTACAGGTGTTTCCACCTTGATTGATTTTGTGAAGGATGATCCTGTCGTTTCAAAGGCCATTCTTCAGTCGTTTATCGATGAGACAAGCGACAACATTGAAGAGCTGAAACGCTATCTGGAGGACAACGATACCAATGCGGCCTCGAAACTGTCACATAAAATGTTACCGCTATATCGGATGATGCGTAACAAGATGGTTGTCTTCTATTTGCAACAGCTTGAAAAGAAAAAGAATCTTTCCAAACAGGAGACAGATGAGTTGCTGGATATGTTGAAAGAAAGCGTGGTAGAAGCTTCTGTGATGGTGGAAAAGTTATCTGTCGATTAA